A DNA window from Candidatus Saccharibacteria bacterium oral taxon 955 contains the following coding sequences:
- a CDS encoding glycosyltransferase: MRRVVDVTDLTVWRGNLSGIQRVVYEMAVRYADRSDTVFCYFSEQDRRFYQLTSIGDLLYPDHTEDGETGGASGPRGASRALHHAKRATKALVPPIVSKVARHGVSRLKGIRSQSEQSKMHTFQPEDVPFDFQSDDVLLVYGAHWDKPHYVSTVSEAKERVGIKIVHNINDFIPVYDRAHTAEVEHERFPRYVRAICELSDALLFISEATRRDYERFVKDFNIKNCAKTGVMILGEDINEKELVRPDGIVDEPYILNVGTLEVRKNPVLLYQVYCLAHERGIDLPHLYIVGRIGWLTGDIYYQLVHDDRVNKKITIRNDIDDKGLAWMYKNCKFFVFPSYYEGWGLPVAEAAHHCKATVASHSSSIPEVVGEYADYFSPYSADECLEAIVKMMDDKYRTSREKKLHDRTPLTWDDTYRSAESIVESIIK; the protein is encoded by the coding sequence GTGAGGAGAGTGGTAGATGTTACCGACCTGACGGTCTGGCGAGGGAACCTTAGCGGAATTCAGCGGGTTGTGTATGAGATGGCGGTGCGATACGCTGATCGGTCTGATACGGTATTTTGCTATTTTAGTGAACAAGATAGGCGGTTTTATCAGCTGACTAGTATAGGCGACCTGCTTTATCCAGATCATACAGAAGATGGCGAAACCGGCGGTGCTTCTGGTCCTAGAGGGGCATCTCGAGCGCTTCATCATGCAAAGCGGGCAACAAAAGCTCTCGTACCACCGATCGTATCAAAGGTTGCGCGTCACGGGGTTTCACGTCTAAAGGGTATCCGAAGCCAGAGTGAACAGAGCAAGATGCACACATTTCAGCCCGAGGATGTGCCGTTTGATTTTCAATCTGACGATGTTCTGCTGGTTTATGGTGCGCACTGGGATAAGCCACATTACGTAAGCACAGTATCAGAAGCCAAAGAGCGAGTTGGTATCAAGATAGTTCACAACATAAATGATTTTATTCCTGTTTATGATCGTGCACATACCGCAGAAGTTGAGCATGAGCGATTCCCACGCTATGTTCGTGCGATTTGTGAGCTAAGCGATGCTCTATTATTTATATCGGAGGCGACCCGACGAGACTACGAGAGGTTTGTAAAAGACTTTAACATAAAGAATTGCGCCAAGACTGGAGTTATGATTCTCGGCGAGGATATTAATGAAAAAGAACTAGTTAGGCCAGATGGAATTGTCGATGAACCGTACATCCTAAATGTTGGGACGCTCGAGGTACGCAAGAATCCGGTTTTGCTCTACCAGGTGTATTGTCTCGCCCATGAGCGTGGAATTGATTTACCCCATCTATATATTGTCGGACGAATCGGTTGGCTGACTGGAGATATCTATTATCAATTAGTCCATGACGATCGTGTTAACAAAAAAATTACCATTCGAAACGATATAGACGACAAAGGGCTGGCTTGGATGTATAAAAACTGTAAGTTTTTTGTCTTTCCTTCATATTATGAGGGTTGGGGCCTGCCTGTAGCCGAAGCGGCTCATCACTGCAAAGCAACTGTGGCATCGCACTCCTCGTCGATACCTGAGGTGGTTGGTGAGTACGCTGATTATTTCTCGCCATATAGTGCCGACGAGTGTCTCGAGGCAATTGTCAAAATGATGGATGACAAATATCGCACCAGTCGTGAGAAAAAGCTTCATGACCGCACGCCACTTACTTGGGACGACACTTATCGTTCGGCTGAATCAATCGTTGAAAGTATAATCAAATAG